One Candidatus Nitronauta litoralis genomic window, GGCGGGCAAAACTTTTACACTATAAAAACTAATTTTGAAGATAACGACTTATGCATCGTAGTAATGGAAAAACTCCAACGGATGCGGCCGCAATCTGAGTGGTGCTATTTCATTTTCACGCTTGTAATCAATCCAAGCCTCGACCACGTCCTGAGTGAACACATCTCCTTTAAGAAGGAAATCGTGGTCGTCTTGGAGCGCATCCATGGCTTCCTCCAAACTGGATGGCAAGCTGGGAACTTTTGCCAACTCTTCCGGTCCGAGGGCGTAGATGTTCTTATCCAGCGGCTCACCTGGATCAATCTTGTTTTCGATACCGTCAAGTCCTGCCATCAACATGGCCGAGAATGTGAGGTAGCCATTACAGGTCGGGTCAGGGAAACGACACTCCAGACGTTTCGCCTTTGGACTTGGAGAGTACATCGGAATACGCACTGCAGCGGAACGGTTACGGCTGGAATACGCCAGATTAACCGGCGCTTCGAAACCCGGTACCAGACGCTTGTAGGAGTTGGTAGTCGGTGCAGCAAAGGCCGCAATGGCTCGTGCGTGTTTCAGAATACCACCAATGTAATGCATACCCATTTCACTGAAACCCGCATAACCGTTTCCAGCAAAAAGAGGCTGCCCCTCTTTCCAGATACTCTGATGGATATGCATTCCGGAACCGTTATCATCAAAAACGGGTTTCGGCATAAAAGTCGCGCTCTTGTTATGGCGGCGAGCAACATTTTTCACGATGTACTTGTACCACATGAGACTATCTGCACAACTTACCAGAGAATCGAATCGCATATCGATTTCGCACTGACCTGCAGTGGCGACTTCGTGATGGTGACACTCCATATGAATGCCAACCTGCTCCATCAGGCGCATCATCTCGGTTCTTATATCCTGCAGGGAATCGGTCGGTGCAACCGGGAAGTAGCCTTCTTTATGGCGGGGTTTGTGCCCCAGATTTGGCCCTTCGTCTCGTCCAGAGTTCCAGGTGCCCTCACGTGAATCAACAAAGTAGGCTGAGTGGTTTGGCCCCATATCGTAACGAACATCGTCGAAAATAAAAAACTCGGCTTCGGGCCCGAAATACGCCGTGTCACCAATCCCGGTGGACTTTAGATAAGCTTCGGCTTTCATGGCTATGTTTCTAGGATCACGCGAATATCTTTCCCGGGTAATGGGATCTTCAATGTTACAGATCATGCTGACGGTTGGAACCTGCATGAACGGGTCCATCATGGTCGATGTCGGGTCGGGAACAACCAGCATGTCACTGTTATTAATGACCTGCCAGCCCCGGATACTTGAACCATCGAACCCAAGCCCATCCTCAAACAGACTGTCAT contains:
- the glnA gene encoding type I glutamate--ammonia ligase; its protein translation is MTANEAIDYAKKNNAEVVDLKFMDFLGTWQHFSVPMSEMDDSLFEDGLGFDGSSIRGWQVINNSDMLVVPDPTSTMMDPFMQVPTVSMICNIEDPITRERYSRDPRNIAMKAEAYLKSTGIGDTAYFGPEAEFFIFDDVRYDMGPNHSAYFVDSREGTWNSGRDEGPNLGHKPRHKEGYFPVAPTDSLQDIRTEMMRLMEQVGIHMECHHHEVATAGQCEIDMRFDSLVSCADSLMWYKYIVKNVARRHNKSATFMPKPVFDDNGSGMHIHQSIWKEGQPLFAGNGYAGFSEMGMHYIGGILKHARAIAAFAAPTTNSYKRLVPGFEAPVNLAYSSRNRSAAVRIPMYSPSPKAKRLECRFPDPTCNGYLTFSAMLMAGLDGIENKIDPGEPLDKNIYALGPEELAKVPSLPSSLEEAMDALQDDHDFLLKGDVFTQDVVEAWIDYKRENEIAPLRLRPHPLEFFHYYDA